The sequence GGCCACACGAATGCGTCGTCAGTCTGACGGCGCGCCGCGAGAATGCGACGCCGCCTAGCGTCAGCCCATGCTCGCCTGGCCGAGCAGCTTGCGCAGAGCGGTCATGCCGACCTCGGCCATCTGCAACGGTGGGATGCGCCAGATCTGGGGATTCATTACCTCGAGCGAGACGCAACCCTCGTAGCCAATGTGACGCAAAAGGTCGACGAGCGGTTCCAGCAGAAAGTCGCCATCGCCAGGCAGAATGCGATCGGCATCGGTCGCCAACTCGCGTGGCTGGCCGAGCAGGTCGCAGAGTTGCACGTGAAAGAGATTCTCGGCCGAGAGGGTACCGAAATCGTCCGGCTTGCTGGGGCCGAGATAATAATGAAACACGTCCAGGCAAAGCCCCAGATTCGGCTCGTTCACCTCGGAGACGATCGCGGCGGCCGTCTGCAGGTTGTTGCCAAACGTGGCGGAGGCCTGAAACTCGAGCGCCAGCCGGACACCTTGCTTCGCCGCCGCGACCGCCGCCTG comes from Pirellulales bacterium and encodes:
- a CDS encoding sugar phosphate isomerase/epimerase translates to MKPAISQVSSLDFSFEQDIADYAAAQCHTVEIWLGKLETYLETHSLEEVRALLAEHQVETPVASFQGGLLISQGDARREHWAHFERRLAWCPELGIKTLVIAGDLYGPLSGQDLERASMSLGQAAVAAAKQGVRLALEFQASATFGNNLQTAAAIVSEVNEPNLGLCLDVFHYYLGPSKPDDFGTLSAENLFHVQLCDLLGQPRELATDADRILPGDGDFLLEPLVDLLRHIGYEGCVSLEVMNPQIWRIPPLQMAEVGMTALRKLLGQASMG